From a single Flavobacteriales bacterium genomic region:
- a CDS encoding helix-turn-helix transcriptional regulator — protein sequence MKKLKKKIDIVVEKTATGYSAYAEDQGAFTTSKNIPSLYENLLEALNLHYEEHGYLVTADNLRLRMDLQQFFQYYKVLNANFLAKRIGMNPSLLSQYVRGKKQPSNKQTEKIMHGIQNIGMELSSINFV from the coding sequence ATGAAGAAATTGAAAAAGAAGATAGACATCGTTGTAGAGAAAACAGCTACCGGATATTCGGCATACGCTGAAGACCAAGGAGCATTCACCACTTCTAAGAACATCCCTTCGCTCTACGAGAATCTATTGGAAGCACTTAATCTTCACTACGAAGAACATGGCTATTTGGTCACAGCTGATAATCTGCGATTGAGGATGGACCTTCAACAGTTCTTCCAGTACTACAAGGTACTCAATGCAAACTTCCTAGCGAAACGGATCGGAATGAATCCAAGCCTGTTATCCCAGTATGTGCGAGGGAAGAAACAACCATCGAATAAACAGACCGAAAAGATCATGCACGGCATTCAGAATATCGGTATGGAATTGTCCTCGATCAACTTTGTATGA
- a CDS encoding tetratricopeptide repeat protein — translation MKKLLLLIIISFLGPCVKAQTDLDSLLNVWQDEAQHDSDRVSAYKSYINDGFLFSHPDTAFILAQNLLHYGEAHQYEKARAVAYNVMGVSDLNRSDYRRALKYFELSLKISDSIGDKKGIGASIGNIGNIYKEQGAYPKALDHYQRSLKISKEIGNIQGSAAAISNIGNIYYYQGDLPKALDYYQRSLKIYEETGNKQGSAYTIHNIGIIYSEQGDSLKALDYYQRSLTICENIGNDKATATSLSSIASVYAAQGDYPKALDHYQRGLNICEKIGDKWGLTIITRGIGYVHNAKRDYAKALEFCNRSLVSSKEIGALKEEKQAYDCLYATYKAMGKSNEALVYLEKLQAIVDSLNAAETTKILQQMEFTKQVLADSIATAEKERLVEDAHREEVRKQNRTRNMMAGGGVMLMVLAGGLYGRVRYIRRSKAVLQVEKDRSENLLLNILPADIAAELKEKGRVDAQDFDLVSILFTDFKGFTAASEKLSAQELVAEINSCFEAFDGIMGKYTIEKIKTIGDAYMAAGGLPVTSDASVKNTVLAALEMQLFIAKRKADRDAKGLPAFEMRVGIHTGPIVAGIVGVRKFQYDIWGDTVNTASRMESNGEIGKVNISQTTYELLKADPEFAFESRGKIEAKGKGELDMWFVSLKAERA, via the coding sequence ATGAAAAAGCTACTTCTGCTGATCATTATTTCCTTCTTAGGTCCATGCGTGAAAGCCCAAACGGATCTGGACTCTCTGTTGAACGTCTGGCAAGACGAAGCACAACACGACTCTGATCGAGTAAGTGCTTACAAGAGTTACATAAACGATGGTTTTCTGTTCTCGCACCCTGATACTGCATTCATTTTAGCACAGAACCTATTGCACTATGGTGAGGCCCATCAATATGAAAAAGCGAGGGCGGTGGCATACAACGTTATGGGTGTTTCCGATCTTAATAGATCTGACTACCGTAGAGCCCTGAAATACTTTGAGCTTAGTTTGAAGATCAGTGATAGCATCGGAGACAAAAAAGGCATTGGTGCGAGTATCGGGAACATCGGGAATATCTACAAAGAACAAGGGGCCTACCCGAAAGCACTTGACCACTACCAGCGTAGTTTGAAGATCAGTAAGGAAATCGGGAATATACAAGGCAGTGCAGCAGCGATCAGCAACATTGGAAATATCTACTACTACCAAGGTGACTTACCGAAAGCGCTGGACTATTACCAGCGCAGCCTGAAGATCTATGAAGAAACCGGGAATAAACAAGGCAGTGCGTACACCATACATAATATTGGGATCATCTACTCTGAACAAGGGGACTCCCTCAAAGCACTGGACTATTATCAGCGCAGTTTGACGATCTGTGAAAATATAGGAAATGATAAAGCAACTGCAACCTCCTTAAGCAGTATTGCCAGTGTTTACGCAGCTCAAGGTGACTACCCCAAAGCGCTGGATCATTACCAACGTGGTTTGAACATTTGTGAAAAGATCGGAGACAAATGGGGCCTTACGATAATCACAAGGGGCATTGGATATGTCCACAACGCAAAAAGGGACTACGCCAAAGCATTGGAATTCTGCAATAGATCTCTGGTTTCCAGCAAAGAAATTGGTGCACTTAAAGAAGAAAAACAGGCTTACGATTGCTTATACGCGACGTACAAAGCCATGGGCAAGAGCAACGAGGCCTTGGTGTATTTAGAGAAATTACAGGCAATCGTTGACAGCTTGAATGCGGCAGAAACGACCAAAATACTCCAGCAGATGGAGTTTACCAAGCAGGTGTTAGCGGATAGCATCGCCACAGCAGAAAAAGAGCGCCTCGTGGAAGATGCCCACAGAGAAGAGGTGAGAAAGCAGAACAGAACCCGCAATATGATGGCCGGAGGCGGGGTCATGCTAATGGTCTTGGCTGGTGGCCTCTACGGTAGAGTGCGCTACATCAGAAGATCGAAAGCCGTTCTACAAGTTGAGAAGGATCGTTCAGAGAATCTCTTGCTCAACATTCTGCCTGCCGATATAGCAGCAGAACTCAAAGAAAAAGGCCGAGTGGATGCTCAGGACTTTGACCTGGTCAGCATTCTATTTACCGACTTCAAAGGCTTTACGGCCGCCAGCGAGAAGCTTAGCGCACAGGAATTAGTAGCCGAGATCAATTCCTGTTTTGAAGCCTTTGACGGCATTATGGGCAAGTACACTATTGAGAAGATCAAGACCATTGGCGATGCATACATGGCCGCTGGCGGTTTGCCTGTTACTTCAGATGCATCCGTAAAGAACACCGTTCTAGCTGCGTTGGAAATGCAATTATTCATTGCTAAGCGCAAGGCGGATCGAGATGCCAAAGGACTACCCGCTTTCGAAATGCGCGTAGGGATCCACACAGGTCCCATTGTGGCAGGGATAGTTGGCGTCAGAAAATTCCAATACGACATATGGGGAGACACTGTGAACACAGCAAGTCGCATGGAAAGCAACGGCGAAATCGGCAAAGTGAACATCAGTCAGACCACCTATGAATTGCTTAAAGCAGATCCTGAATTTGCGTTTGAATCCAGAGGCAAGATCGAGGCGAAAGGGAAAGGTGAATTGGACATGTGGTTCGTGAGCTTGAAAGCAGAAAGAGCATAA